GGCCCGATCGCGCTGATCGGCCAGGACACGCCGGTCGTGGCGATCGTCCCATCGCCGGCTGGGCGCGACTCGCTGCACGGCAAGGTCATCTCCAACATCCAGGAGGTGCGCGCGCGCGGCGCGAAGACGATCGTGATCGCCGAGGAGGGCGACGAGGCGGTCGTGCCGTTTGCCGACCACCTGGTGCGCGTGCCCCGCACGCCCACGCTGCTCGCGCCGCTGGTGACGACGGTGCCTCTGCAGGTGCTCGCCTGCGAGGTTGCGGCCTCCAAGGGCCTGGACGTCGACCAGCCGCGCAACCTGGCGAAGTCGGTCACGGTCGAGTAGGCGCCATGATCGTCGGTGTCGGCGTCGATGTGTGCCCCGTGGATCGCTTCCACGAGTCACTGATGCGTACGCCGAAACTGGGCGAGCGGCTCTTTACCGAGGCCGAGATGCAGACCCCGAGCGGGGGGGTGCGCGGCCCGGCATCGCTGGCGGCCCGCTTCGCCGCGAAGGAAGCGCTGGCCAAGGCCCTCGGCGCGCCGGGCAACCTGCACTGGCACGACGCCGAGGTCATCACCGTCGAGCACGGCGCACCGCGGTTCATTGTGCGCGGCACCGTGCAGGCCCGCGCTGAAGAGCTGGGCGTGCAGTCCTTCCAGCTCTCGCTCTCGCACGACGGCGGGCTTGCCGTCGCCATGGTCATCGCCCTCGGGATCCCCTCATGACCACCCCCGCCGATCCGAACGTTAATCCCGCCGATCCGAACGTTAATTCCGCAGATCCGAGCGTTATTTCCGCAGATCCGAGAGAAATCG
The nucleotide sequence above comes from Epidermidibacterium keratini. Encoded proteins:
- a CDS encoding holo-ACP synthase, yielding MIVGVGVDVCPVDRFHESLMRTPKLGERLFTEAEMQTPSGGVRGPASLAARFAAKEALAKALGAPGNLHWHDAEVITVEHGAPRFIVRGTVQARAEELGVQSFQLSLSHDGGLAVAMVIALGIPS